The Verrucomicrobium spinosum DSM 4136 = JCM 18804 DNA segment TCACCAGCTCCACATCAGCGCGAGCCTTGTCCAAGGCCTTGTACTTGGCTTCAGGAATCACCATGTCGGTGATGCCGATGGAGCAACCGGAGCGCATGGCTTCGCGGAAGCCGAGCTGCTTGAGCCGGTCCAGCGCTGCCACCGTTTCCTGGTGACCGGCCTTCTGGAAACAACGCCAGATGATGTCGGAGAGCTGCTTCTTGCCAACGGTATTGTTGTAGAAGCCAAGCTCTGCCGGCCAGATCTCGCTGAAGCGGATACGACCCGGGGTGGTCTCAACGACCGCCTTGGTCGGGTCGCCATAGGTGCGGCCCTTGGTGTTGTAGTCCGGATTGCGGTAAAGCACCTTCTGGTTCACTTCGACCGCGTTTTCGCTGAGGGCGAACTCGACTTCGGAGGGATCATTGAAGATGGAGAGGCGACGCTCGTCCTTGGGAGCTCCCGGGAGCTCACGCAGATACGTGAGGGCGAAGCAACCCAGAGGAATGTCCTGGGAAGGCGTCATCACCGGCTTGCCGCTCGCAGGGGAGAACAGGTTGTTCGGAGCGAGCATGAGGAGGCGGGCCTCCATCTGGGCTTCGATCGACAAAGGAACGTGCACCGCCATCTGGTCACCGTCGAAGTCAGCGTTGTAAGCCGTACAAACGAGGGGGTGTACGCGGATAGCTTCACCTTCGATGAGCTTGGGCTCGAACGCCTGGATGGAGAGACGGTGCAGGGTCGGCGCACGGTTCAGGAGAACCGGGTGGCCCTTGGTCACTTCATCAAGAATGTCCCACACTTCAGGGGTGCGGCGCTCAATCATCTTCTTGGCGCTGCGCACGGTGTGCACCAGGCCCAGCTCCTTGAGACGGCGGATGATGAAGGGCTCGAACAAGACGAGCGCCATCTTCTTGGGCAGACCGCACTGGTTGAGGGTGAGGTCCGGACCGATCACGATAACGGAACGGCCGGAGTAGTCCACACGCTTGCCCAGAAGGTTCTGGCGGAAGCGGCCGGACTTGCCCTTGAGCATGTCGGACATGGACTTGAGCGGACGGTTGCCCGCGCCGGTCACCGCACGGCCGTGGCGGCCGTTGTCGAAGAGGGCATCCACCGCCTCCTGCAACATGCGCTTTTCGTTACGGATGATGACATCCGGCGTCTTGAGCGCGAGCAGGTTCTTGAGACGGTTGTTGCGGTTGATGACACGACGATAGAGGTCGTTCAAGTCAGAGGTCGCAAAGCGGCCGCCTTCCAGAGGCACCAACGGACGAAGGTCCGGCGGAATCACCGGCAGCACTTCCATCACCATGTACTCAGGGCGGGAGTGAGAGGCTGCAAAGCCCTGGCAGAGCTTGAGGCGCTTGGCGATCTTCTTGCGAAGCTGCTTGGAGCGGGTCTTGGTCATGGACTGCTCGAGCTCCTTCACCATTTCGGCGAGGTTGGCTTGAGCGAGGATGTCACGGATGGCTTCTGCCCCCATTCCGACCTTGAAGCTGTCGGCACCATACTGGTCCTCAGCTTCGCGCAGTTCCATTTCCGTCAGCAACTGGCCGCGCTGAAGCGGCGTGCTCCCAGGGGAGACCACGATGTAATCTTCATAGTAGATCACGCGCTCCAGCGAACGGGCCGTCATGTCCAGCATGAGGCCGATGCGGGATGGCATGCACTTGTAGAACCAGATGTGGGTGACCGGCACCGCCAGCTCGATGTGGCCCATACGCTCGCGACGGACGCGGCTCAGGGTCACTTCCACACCGCAACGGTCGCAGATCACGCCTTTGTGCTTGATGCGCTTGTACTTGCCGCAGGCGCACTCCCAGTCACGCGTGGGTCCGAAAATACGCTCGCAGAAGAGTCCGCCTTTTTCGGGCTTGAACGTGCGGTAGTTGATGGTCTCAGGGTTCTTCACCTCACCATGGCTCCAGGACCGGATGCGGTCCGGGGAGGCCACGGAAATGGAGACCATGTCGAAGCCTCCGGTGCGATGCTGCTCCCCGAAGAGTTCCTTGAGATGGTTGTCGAAGCTCGAAGTTTCTTGCATGTTCGTGAGATTCAGGGGTTGCTTCTTACATTCCAACTGCCGTGGCGTAGCTTCCGCCGCCGCCCAGGATTTCTTCCTCTCCGGAGTTCCGGTTCACCACCTTGACGTCGAGGCCGAGGCTTTGCATTTCTTTGATAAGCACGTTGAACGATTCCGGCGTGCCTGCTTCGAGCGAGTTGTCGCCCTTGACGATGCTTTCGTAGATGCGGGTACGACCTTGAACGTCGTCTGACTTGACCGTGAGCAGTTCCTGCAGGGTGTAGGCGGCACCGTAGGCTTCGAGGGCCCACACCTCCATCTCCCCGAAGCGCTGACCACCGTACTGGGCCTTGCCGCCCAACGGCTGCTGGGTCACGAGCGAGTAAGGTCCGACCGCACGAGCGTGGATCTTGTCCGCCACAAGGTGGCCCAGTTTCAGCATGTAAATGTATCCCACCACGACTTCGAGAGCGAAGGGCTCGCCAGAGCGGCCGTCGATAAGCTTGCTCTTGCCGTTGAGGCCGATCCACTCAAAGCCAGGAGTGGCTTTGGCCTCTTTGAGATAGCCAAGGATCTTGTCTTCCTTGATACCGTCGAACACCGGGGTGGCCACCGTGAAGCCCAAGGCCTTGGCAGCAACGCCAAGGTGGGTCTCAAGCACCTGTCCCACGTTCATACGGGAAGGCACGCCCAGTGGGTTCAAGCAAATGTCCACCGGGGTACCATCTTCAAGGAACGGCATGTCTTCTTCAGGGACGATGGTGGCAACCACGCCCTTGTTTCCGTGACGACCGGCCATCTTGTCACCGACGCTCAGCTTACGCTTGCTGGCGATGAACACGCGGACCTGCTTGATCACGCCGCTCTCCATTTCCTCGCCCTGTTCAAGGCGGTCAAGACCACGCTCACGCTCGATATCCGCTTCGTCGAACTTCGCTTCGAAGGCCGCAACGATGTCCATGATCTTGTTGCGGATCGGGCTCTGGTCGATTTCCACCGTGCGGTAGTTTTCAGCCAGGGTGCGAAGAAGAGTCTTCGTGATCTTCTTGTTGGCACCGATGATGACTTCGCCAGTCTCACCGTTCACCACGTCGAGCGGGATCTTCTCATTGAGAAGGATCTCGGAGAGCTTCTCGGTCAGCTGCTCCGTGAGCTGCTCCACCTTGTTTTTGTGCTCTTCCGTGACCTGCTTGATCTGCTTCTTCTGCTCGCTCGGGGAGAGGCGCTCTTTGTCAGCTCCATTGCGGGAGGAGACACGCACATCCATGACAATCCCGGTGCAGCCGGAGGGCACGCGCAGGGAGGTGTCTTTCACGTCAGCGGCCTTTTCACCAAAGATGGCGCGCAGGAGGCGTTCTTCAGGAGCCAGCTCGGTTTCGCTCTTCGGAGTGATCTTGCCGACGAGAATGTCACCAGGTTTCACTTCAGCACCGATCCGGACCACGCCGTCAGCACCGAGGTTACGCAGCGCTTCGTCACCCACGTTCGGGATGTCTCGGGTGATTTCTTCCGGACCCAGCTTCGTGTCACGGGCACCCACTTCGAAGTCCTCGATGTGGATGGAGGTGTAAATGTCCTCCTTCACCACGCGACGGGAGATCACGATGGCATCTTCGAAGTTGTAGCCGTTCCAAGGCATGAACGCGACGAGCATGTTGCGGCCCAGCGCCAGTTCACCATGATCGGTACAAGGACCATCCGCGAGAACATCGCCCTTCTTCACTTTCTGCCCGCGCTCCACCAGCGGACGCTGGTTGATGCACGTGCCGGCGTTAGAGCGCATGAACTTGCGCAGCGGGTAGAAGTAAATGCCACGCTCAGGATCCGTCGTGATCTTAGTCGGCTCGGCCGCGAAGGCCTTCTCGCTGATCGGCAACTGTCCGTCTTTGGTGACAATGATGTAGTCAGCCGTGGCTGCGGCGACAATGCCACCGGAGTCGGAGACAATCACTGCCTGGGAGTCCCGGGCAGCCTTGGATTCCATGCCAGTGCCCACCAAGGGAGCCTCAGCCTCAAGAAGCGGCACGCCCTGGCGCTGCATGTTCGAGCCCATCAACGCGCGGTTGGCGTCATCGTGCTCAAGGAACGGGATCAGAGACGCGGCAACGGACACCATCTGCTTGGGTGACACGTCCATCAACGTGGCCTGCTCTGGGGCCACTTCAAGGAAGTCCCCACGATAGCGGACCGAAACCTTGTCCGACTTAAACTTGCCGTTCTCGTCGATGATGTTGTTGGCCTGAGCCACATTGTGGTTCTCTTCCTGGTCAGCCGTAAGATACTCGATCTTGTCGGTCACCACCCCGCTCTCCACCTTGCGGAAGGGCGTTTCGATGAAGCCGAACTCGTTGATGCGAGCATAGCTGCACAGGGAGTTGATCAGACCGATGTTCGGACCTTCCGGGGTCTCAATCGGGCAGATACGGCCGTAGTGCGAAGGATGCACGTCGCGCACTTCGAAGCCTGCACGGTCACGGTTCAGACCACCAGGCCCGAGGGCGGAGAGACGACGCTTGTGGGTCAGCTCGGCCAGAGGGTTGATCTGGTCCATGAACTGGCTCAGCTGAGACCGGGCGAAGAAGTCGCGAACCACGGCGCTGAGAGCCTTGGGATTGATGAGCTTCTGAGGCGTCATCACGTCCATGTTCACATCAAACAGGGTCATGCGCTCCTTCACCAGACGCTCCGTACGGGCAAGACCCACGCGGCACTGGTTGGCAAGCAGTTCACCCACGGCACGCACACGGCGACTGCCCAAGTGGTCAATGTCATCCAGCACACCTTCACCAGCACGCAGTTTGAAAAGATAGCGGAGGGAGGACACCACATCC contains these protein-coding regions:
- the rpoB gene encoding DNA-directed RNA polymerase subunit beta, encoding MSQRINFGKLKEPVEPPNLIEIQLKSYEEFLQKDIAPSKRKDLGLQAVFREVFPISSYDEKMTLDFTQYEIGEPKLNPLQAIREAETFSAPLYVTYELRDEAGAKQERVYMGELPMMTTRGTFVINGAERVVVSQLHRSPGICFETQQHLNGRWLYGFRIIPDRGTWLEVQFDTNDLLYVYLDRRRRRRKFLATTLLRVIGYPGDEDILKLFYPIEDLKLKETMNEEDLAQKVIFRDILDGELIVARAYEPLTLGIVRQLIQLGHKSIRCVTATQDDLIIASLRKDPAHDEDEALKEIYRRLRPGDPPTIPNARALVKRLFFDPKRYDLTRVGRYKINQKLGIKVDSEERILTAMDVVSSLRYLFKLRAGEGVLDDIDHLGSRRVRAVGELLANQCRVGLARTERLVKERMTLFDVNMDVMTPQKLINPKALSAVVRDFFARSQLSQFMDQINPLAELTHKRRLSALGPGGLNRDRAGFEVRDVHPSHYGRICPIETPEGPNIGLINSLCSYARINEFGFIETPFRKVESGVVTDKIEYLTADQEENHNVAQANNIIDENGKFKSDKVSVRYRGDFLEVAPEQATLMDVSPKQMVSVAASLIPFLEHDDANRALMGSNMQRQGVPLLEAEAPLVGTGMESKAARDSQAVIVSDSGGIVAAATADYIIVTKDGQLPISEKAFAAEPTKITTDPERGIYFYPLRKFMRSNAGTCINQRPLVERGQKVKKGDVLADGPCTDHGELALGRNMLVAFMPWNGYNFEDAIVISRRVVKEDIYTSIHIEDFEVGARDTKLGPEEITRDIPNVGDEALRNLGADGVVRIGAEVKPGDILVGKITPKSETELAPEERLLRAIFGEKAADVKDTSLRVPSGCTGIVMDVRVSSRNGADKERLSPSEQKKQIKQVTEEHKNKVEQLTEQLTEKLSEILLNEKIPLDVVNGETGEVIIGANKKITKTLLRTLAENYRTVEIDQSPIRNKIMDIVAAFEAKFDEADIERERGLDRLEQGEEMESGVIKQVRVFIASKRKLSVGDKMAGRHGNKGVVATIVPEEDMPFLEDGTPVDICLNPLGVPSRMNVGQVLETHLGVAAKALGFTVATPVFDGIKEDKILGYLKEAKATPGFEWIGLNGKSKLIDGRSGEPFALEVVVGYIYMLKLGHLVADKIHARAVGPYSLVTQQPLGGKAQYGGQRFGEMEVWALEAYGAAYTLQELLTVKSDDVQGRTRIYESIVKGDNSLEAGTPESFNVLIKEMQSLGLDVKVVNRNSGEEEILGGGGSYATAVGM